Proteins found in one Oryza glaberrima chromosome 4, OglaRS2, whole genome shotgun sequence genomic segment:
- the LOC127771879 gene encoding vacuolar cation/proton exchanger 3: MENPQIEMGAFKANGPQLQNGGLRSSMVQSWNLQRFVESALRSIRIVIFTSKLNLLLPFGPASIILHYTTSRHGLVFLFSMLGITPLAERLGYATEQLAIYTGPTVGGLLNATFGNATEMIIAIYALKNGMIRVVQQSLLGSILSNMLLVMGCAFFAGGIVHRNKDQVFSKATAVVNSGLLLMAVMGLMFPAVLHFTHSEVRQGASEVSLSRFSSCIMLVAYASYLYFQLSGRNNAYSPIGSEEMPNEDAAEEDEESEIGMWESIAWLAMLTLWVSILSEYLVNAIEGASDSLNLPVAFISVILLPIVGNAAEHASAIMFAMKDKLDITLGVAIGSSTQISMFVIPFCVVIGWMMGQKMDLNFQLFETATLFITVLVVAFMLQDGVANYLKGLMLILCYLIVAASFFVHVDPQSSDD, encoded by the exons ATGGAGAATCCTCAGATTGAGATGGGGGCCTTCAAGGCGAACGGTCCGCAATTGCAGAATGGTGGGCTACGTTCCAGCATGGTTCAGTCCTGGAACCTGCAGAGATTCGTTGAGAGCGCGCTGCGGAGCATCAGGATTGTCATATTCACTTCTAAGCTCAATCTGCTCTTGCCGTTTGGGCCTGCGTCGATCATTCTACACTATACTACCAGCAGACAT GGATTGGTCTTCCTATTCAGCATGCTAGGAATAACACCTTTAGCTGAGCGCTTGGGTTATGCAACTGA GCAGCTCGCAATATACACTGGTCCAACAG TTGGGGGGCTTCTAAATGCTACGTTCGGAAATGCAACTGAAATGATCATAGCAATATATGCTTTGAAAAATGGAATGATCCGAGTAGTTCAACAATCATTGCTTGGTTCCATATTATCAAATATGTTGTTGGTTATGGGCTGCGCTTTCTTTGCTGGCGGTATTGTTCATCGGAACAAGGACCAAGTCTTCAGCAAG GCAACTGCAGTTGTTAACTCAGGTTTACTGTTGATGGCTGTCATGGGACTAATGTTTCCTGCTGTCCTTCACTTCACGCATTCAGAAGTGAGGCAAGGAGCATCAGAGGTTTCTCTTTCAAGGTTCAGCAGTTGTATTATGCTTGTGGCATATGCAAGCTATCTCTATTTCCAACTAAGTGGACGGAATAATGCTTATAGTCCAATTGGCAGT GAAGAAATGCCCAATGAGGATGCAGCAGAGGAAGATGAAGAATCAGAGATTGGCATGTGGGAGTCCATAGCATGGCTCGCGATGTTGACATTATGGGTGTCTATTCTTTCTGAATACCTGGTTAATGCCATTGAG GGGGCATCTGATTCACTGAACCTACCCGTGGCTTTTATCAGTGTTATTTTGCTTCCTATTGTGGGAAACGCTGCTGAACATGCTAGTGCAATAATGTTTGCCATGAAAGATAAACTT GACATAACACTGGGTGTTGCAATTGGGTCATCAACGCAGATATCAATGTTTGTG ATTCCATTTTGTGTTGTCATTGGTTGGATGATGGGGCAAAAGATGGACTTGAATTTCCAACTATTCGAAACAGCAACGCTCTTCATAACAGTACTAGTCGTGGCATTTATGCTACAG GATGGTGTTGCGAACTACTTGAAAGGACTTATGCTGATCTTGTGTTATCTAATAGTTGCCGCCAGTTTCTTCGTTCACGTTGATCCACAATCCA GCGATGATTGA